The window TTTGCAACCATAAAACAATACTACTGGATAGCAAAAAATATGAGTCTTATGATTACAAATTGGAGTTCCGGCTTGATTTATTTTAGAGGAGATATATGAGTACAGTTGAATGACTTTATTGTACCGAAAAATACAAAAATTACTTTACTGAATAATTTGACCATCCAAAAAATTAACTtaagacaaaaaagaaaaaaattatacgAGCTTACGGCATTAGTTTGGTCTCTCTGCTTTCTATGTTGGATCATCATCATAATACTCTGCCTTAGAATCAAAGAAATCAGTGTCTCTGCTTTTCCTATATAATAATGGTAAAATGTCCAGGCAGACAGTCACTTTAATTCATacgttattactattattattattattattattattattattattattattattattattattattcagtaTTAATTGTCTCATGACAGAGCAaaaacgatgataatgatgatgaggacgaAAATGATTTTCCAGGAGGTAGTAGTGCGGTTAGCTGTGTGTTAGATTGGCTTCTAAGATAAGTTAAAATCATTAAAAAGCCAAATAGTCCTAATGAGCCTTCCCCCACCCACTCACATATATTTCAAGTGTGGCAATCATACTTGGTTAGGCTTAGCCACTATAAGTGACCAAATGTATCAAAATCAAAATTACCATTTCTTGATCTGAAGCAATTTTTTTAACCATGTCAGCCGTCCGGCTGTTACTATGCTATCTCATTCTCACTTCTGGCATTCATTTAACATACTCTGTCACAGACCCCAAAGATGGTAACAAGTCAACCTTTTTCTCATTAACAAAATTTACTGTGTGATTTGGTTAATGTGCCTAGGCGTTTTATTTGGTTAAGCAAGTTTTAGAGCGTGTTTGgacatgagtttttttttttcaaaaaaatattttcaaaatattgtTTCGTGTACATTAGAATGATTTTCTAGTTAGTTTCTGACGATGAATTTTTAAGTTAAATTTTGACCAGTTTTTCAAGTAATTTTATTTTCCACTCACAAattttcaacttttttttcaagTGAAATAAATGTTAAGACACAAATACAACGTTTCAACTTCAAATACTGCAAAATTTTCTTCTTGTAGTCCATGTTCTACTGTAAATAAAGATGTAATAGTTCTATCATGAACAAGATCAAACTTGGTTGATTGCAGCAGAAGCAAATTCAGGATTTTAAGAGATGGGTTCACCATTACAGGCTGCttagaaattttaaaaataaaaaatgacgcAAAAGTACATTTAGTTAGGTTCAATCCCATAACCTTAAGGAATTAAACCTAGCACTTAACCAGTGCTCCACCGAGACTTGCTTGACCATGTGTTCCTtaagttaatattagatatattttaaggattatatacataatataccgagtttagtCGGGTGATCATGTATTCACGTGATCCATTTTTAACCATAAATTCCCTACTGTCATTGCAGTTACAGTACTTCAATCACTGAAAGACCAGTGGCAAAATACACCACCTAGTTGGCAGAAATCAGATGATCCTTGTGGAACATCCTGGGAAGGTGTGACCTGCAACAACTCGAGGGTAACTGCATTGTGAGTATGCTCGTTTACTTTCTAGCTATCTGGGAATTATAATGTAGGAATTGTTTATGAGACTAATAATAATTTTGTGATTGTTATCGATGAATATAGTACATGAGTTAGTATGTAGGATTGCCTAATTTAAGGGCATTTCTGTATTAGATACTCTTATCCACGTATTGCTAGTACATGTATTCTTGTCCTATAACTATTCGTATAAAGTATTATATAGATTCTCGTATAAGTTATACAACGTTTAGTTTCCAGTATTAAACTCCGCATAATTTGTGCAGGAGTTTAATACCGGAAACAAAACATTGTATTAGTTATATGGAAATTATATTAGTTATACAAGATTTTACATTCAAAACCAAATGTTGTATGAGGAACGTGAAATTCTATACAAAAAAATTAAGTTGTTTACACTTCAacccaaacgaccccttagtctTCGAAATTGTTGTTTCACCAGCAAAGCACTTGTTAATCATTGGCTGTATTTATTGTTTCTTTCAGGGGATTATCGACAATGGGATTGAAAGGAAAATTAAGCGGTGACATTGGGGGGCTTACTGAATTAATTTCCTTGTGAGTTGGTTTTTACTTATCATTAAATCCAATAAACTTCTGTTGAATATTAGCAATAGCTTGTATTTGCCACCATAATTTGTTCACTTCAATTGCTAAACTTGTATTGCAGAGACTTGTCGTTCAATCGAGGACTTACAGGTTCCCTCTCTCCGCGGATAGGAGATCTGCAGAAACTAAACATATTGTAAGATCATCAAAATTTGATCGTCTTGATTGTATAAATAGTGTATACCCTTTACGTACACAAATTTGACAGTTATTACATTTTCGTCATAGAATCGATCTTTTTGTCTTCTTTGTAATTTGCATCATGATATAGTCGAAACTCTTTATTACATATACCTAAATGTCTCTATTTACGTTTCAGAATCCTTGCTGGCTGTAGCTTCAGTGGCAGTTTACCGAAGGAATTGGGAAAACTTGCTGAGTTATCTTTCTTGTAAGAATTCCACAGCCATATTGTCTTATGATTGTTTTAGGTGTATCATCAATTCATTTAGTTCCATGTCATTTTTTTTGGCAGAGCACTTAACTCAAATAATTTCACCGGTGAGATTCCACCAACTATTGGCAATCTGTCAAAACTCTACTGGCTTGATCTAGCAGATAACCAGTTAACAGGACCAATTCCTGTTTCAACCTCCTCAAGTCCGGGTTTGGACCTTTTGAAAAAGGCAAAACACTTGTGAGTAATTTTTTTCTATTCGAATTATACGCTGTACTTAAGATAGGATATATACCTCTTAAGGTCTGACTTCTATGTTATGTCATATCGCAGCCATTTTAATAAAAATCAACTTTCAGGCTCTATTCCGGACATTCTTTTTAGTGGTGACATGGTGCTAATACATGTGTAAGTCAAGAAACTAAAGAGCGATTCACGTTATTCTTCTTGGCCTCCTTCTCACTCTTTACTTGTGAAATGGCAGACTGTTTGATGGAAATCAACTAATCGGGAGCATTCCGTTTACACTAGGATATGTTCAGACACTTGAGGTTCTGTGAGTAGAATCGACCATCTTAGTTAACCTTTCATATTACTTCACCTTTTTATTTTGGATTATATGCTAGAACTATTTTTATCTTTAATTGGTACTCATGTGACCTCACATATACAGTCGGCTCGATAGAAATGCCTTAAACGGCAGTGTCCCATCAAACCTTAACAATCTCACAAGTGTTGTAGAGTTGTAAGTATATTTTTCCCCATCATTGCTCATTCAATTGTCTACTTGAAATTTATAATTTGTAGATTGAAGTAGTGCTTTTGTGCTCTTATTTCTGATTTTAGGAATTTAGCTCAAAATGAACTGTCTGGCCCACTACCGGATTTAAGTGGAATGAATTCCCTTAACTATCTGTAAGGAAAATATCCACAATCCTAACTTACCAAGTTGTTTCTCGATGATAAAGTGATATATCATATTTTTCCTTCCAGGGACTTGAGCAATAATTCCTTCCATAGATCGGAGGCGCCAGAATGGTTCTCGACATTACAGTCTCTAACCACTCTGTGAGTAATAATCAGTTATGGATGCAATTTATGAATTTCCAAAACAATATTACAAATCTAAGTAGGAAGAATTATGCTCAGAGTCATTGAGTATGGCTCACTCCACGGATCAGTGCCTCAGAAACTTTTCGCTTTACCTCAATTACAACAAGTGTGAGTATTGTGAATTTATCTGAATATTCCATGTATATTACGCGCAATTAAGAGGTTGGAATGATCTTAATAACTTATGCAGGAAGCTGAGGAACAACGAGTTTAATGACACGTTGAACATGGGTGGCATCAGTGGCAGGCAACTCACACTTGTTGATTTACAGAATAACGAGATTTCCTCGATAACGCTTGGCTCTGGATACAAGAATATATTGATGTGAGATAGCTCATGACTCTTTTTTGCCTATTAGATTATgggattttttcttttttctcccgTTGCCAAAATTAATTACGGCCGCTAGCCAAattatacaaaacctatacattgtctatgtatataatatgtatatcaTAAGTATATTATAAGTGTGTTTATATATGCTAcatgtatattttatgtatatttatacttgatatacaaaacatatacattttCGGGCTATTATTTTTTAGAGCGGTCCAAAAATGTgattattccttctttttttctccCTGATTGTGTTGTGGTTGTGCGCAGACTGATCGGAAACCCCGTCTGTGACACGGCCCTTGGAAACACGAATTACTGCCAGCTTCAGCAGCAATCTGCAAAACCTTATTCTACCAGCCTAGCTAACTGTGGGAGCAAATCATGTCCGGCAGATCAAAAAGTTAGCCCACAAAGTTGTGATTGTGCTTACCCGTACGAGGGAACGTTCTACTTTAGAGGACCCTCTTTTAGGGAGTTGTCCAATGCTAATACTTTCCATTCACTCGAAATGAGCCTGTGGGTGAAATTAGACCTCACGCCCGGTTCAGTTTCTCTGCAGAACCCCTTCTTCAACATTGATGATTATCTTCAGGTGCAGTTAGAACTATTTCCACCAACAGGAAAGTTTTTCAATAGGTCAGAGGTTGAGCGGATTGGATTCAAATTGAGTAACCAAACGTATAAGCCGCCTCCTGAGTTTGGACCTTACTATTTTATAGCATCTCCTTACACTTTCCAAGGTATAGTCACTGAGGTTTTTACAACTGTTAACTTCGAGTCCAATACTAACTTAAACTATTACTGTGTTAGCCGAACGTGGAGAAGCTTCTCTTAGCTCAAGACAAGTTATTGGAATAGCTATTGGGTGTACCTTCCTGGTCCTCTTGCTTTTTGGTCTTGCTATATACGCTATTCAGCAAAAGAAAATTGCTGAAAGAGCTATTGGATTGAGTAGACCATTTGGTAATGTCATTTTCtaccgaaaaaaaaaaagaaaagatgagttataaatatatatatatgcattcaaacctctctataacggtcgtcctctataataacatttcactataacgtcCAAGTTTTCTTTGGAACTAATTTCTCATAATATGTTATATTACGTGTTCTCTATAGCCAAAAGAAAATATCAGAGCAAACAATGCCTTTATAGAGAGGTTTTACTGTATGTCCAGAATGCAAGTAGGGTTGAACTAAGTGGTCTGATTACTTTGACTTTCTCTGTCCAGCATCGTGGGCTCCAAGTGGCAACGACAGTGAAAGTGCACCACAACTGAAGGGAGCGAGATGGTTTTCTTATGACGAACTCAAGAAATGCACGAGTAACTTTTCAGAGAGAAATGAGATTGGTTCTGGTGGCTATGGGAAGGTTCGCTACCAAAATCCAATGTAAATGCAAAATAAAGGGATAAACTCTTGCTTAGCTACTTTTCTTATTTGCTTGTGTTCTGTTGCATAGGTCTACAGAGGAATGCTCGTGAATGGGCAATTAATTGCTATCAAAAGGGCTCAACATGGATCTATGCAAGGTGGACTAGAGTTCAAGACCGAAATTGAGTTGCTTTCAAGGGTTCATCACAAAAACCTAGTTGGTCTGGTTGGATTCTGTTTTGAGCAAGGTGAACAAGTACTGGTATATGAGTATATGCCAAATGGTTCGCTCAGGGAGAATTTGTCAGGTAAGTTACATCTCCTATTCATTTAAGATTACTTCTGATTGATAGTTCGAAATTCAAATTAACCATCTCCAAGTACAATCTAATTCAAAAAAAGTTGTAACGTTTCCGTTTGGCTGTAGAAATTAATTTCCACGATGTTCTACAGGGAAAACAGGCATTAATCTAGATTGGAAGAGGAGACTCCGTGTTGCGCTTGGTTCAGCAAGAGGATTAGCTTATCTGCATGAGCTTGCAAATCCTCCTATAATTCACAGAGATGTGAAATCGACTAATATTTTGTTGGATCAGAATTTAACAGCAAAGGTCGCGGATTTTGGCTTGTCCAAACTCGTGTCAGATAGCTCAAAGGGTCATGTTTCCACTCAAGTTAAAGGCACATTGGTCAGTACCACAACCTTCTTAATTCTTGATCCTGCATATCTGTATCCAAAAAAGTAATTTCACAAGCTACTATAGGTAAAAGAAAGAGAGATAGAAATAACAAGATTTCTTGTTTTAGGAACACATCCATCAGAGAATACTAATTCTGTATTGAAAAACATTGTACTCCACGTGCCTTGCAGCTTATAGCTCCATGATAATGTGTTCTATTAAGATGATTTTGTTACTATTACTTGTTTGTTAGTTTACTTCTTAAAATGTCGACACCGTTTATACAAAATTCTGCTTACGCCACTGGCTCCATCTTTACCTTTATTCATTATGTTCAGAACCAAGATAGCGAGTTTGAATTCATATAAACTATAGTGACAATAAATGTTACTATCTATTCTAAGATTGTATTCCCTAAAGCAAGGTCTTTATTTTCTCAGAATATTTCCTTTTCATTTTACTTGGTTTTGGGTACCACACCCATCACAACTTATGCTTTCAGACTCTTCATACATGTGCAAAACAATTCTGCAACAAACTTTTCAGAAATCTTCTTGCTCCTCAAAATTTCTATTGTATGCATATGTGTTGCTTTTGGCCTTTTGGCACATGAAGCATGATACGCTTGTTTCCTTAGAAGTGTTTCACATGGTATATTTATCTTTTATATTTAAGGCCTGATAACATTGCAGGGTTATCTAGATCCTGAATACTACATGACTCAACAATTAACTGAGAAAAGCGATGTGTATAGCTTTGGTGTTGTAATGCTGGAACTCATAACTGCAAAACAACCAATAGAGAAGGGGAAATACGTTGTTCGAGAGATGAGAACAGCAATTAATAAGAACGAGGAGGAGCACTATGGCTTGAGCAATATGATCGATCCAGTCATTAGAAGCACGCCGAATCTAATTGGCTTTACAAGGTTTGTGGATTTGGCAATGCAATGTGTTGAAGAGGCTGCTGCTGATCGTCCAACGATGAGTGAAGTGGTAAAAATGCTTGAAAGTGTTCTTCAAAATGATGGTCTGGAGACTAATTCTACGTCTGCATCATCATCGATAACTGATTTTGGGACAGCAATAGCTGCTTCTAGACATCCTTATAATAAGGATGCTCTACAGAGAAAAGAAATGAATGATACTCATGCTTTTGATTACAGTGGTGGATACACTCTTCCAACAAATGTGGAACCAAAATAGGGACAACCAAAAACAGAACTTGTCTCTGCTAGCTCCCattctttaatttatttttctctaAAGTAAAGTTTTGGAAAATTGGTGAAAGGGATAAGAGAATTTAGTTGTTGCATTGTCCCTATATTGGCTAGTTTTCGTGAAACAATCACGTATATTATCAAGATCGGAGTTCAGATTTTCTACCACCAATGCTTACAATCTAGTAGTAACAGTGAGAGTCTCTTGTACAAATTAAATGTGAGTTTGATTTTTTACTGTCCTTCTCATTCCCTGATCCTCCAATGTAatacaaaaaaattaaaaggaaaaaaagatcATATTTCTAGCTTTGAGAAGTAAAATGTGCATGACCATGGTATGATTTTATGTGTCAATATTTCATTTTCTAATCAATTTGGGTTGCTATATATACTGGTCATATAGACTTCATGTAAGTAGTTTAAAATCTTCACAAATATGGAAAGGGAATGAATGAAAGAGAGTAAAAATAACATAGTATTCCCTAACGAATTGTTTCAACTTGCAAATCTTCATTTTTCGCGAACTTCTTTTTTTGTCCAAGTGAAGTTCATGTCTGAACACAGCATTCAATTTCCAAACACCTGTTTTGTTGGTATAGCACACATGGTATAAAAGAACGCACTTACATGATATTGAACTCataaaaatcaaacaaacaaataAACCAGAATCAAGTACAAGTACTTATTTTGTTGGTATAGCACATGTGGGGCTGTTTACGCAAATGTCCTTTTTCGGGCCTTCATTTAGATTGTGTCCCTATTTCTAAAAGTTATGTAAATATAGCCCTCGGTAATTACTCTTCCAGACAATGTTAGACTCAGATCTATGTTTGCTCGATATATTTCTCAACCTTACAGATAAAACATTAGACCGAACATTTGCAATAACTTACAAATTTTAGACCGTGGTCTGGTGTTTTCCATAAgatgtttagtttgtttaaaagGGATCTTTAGACTATTTTCTAAAAGGTCCATAAGTCGCGAACGAAACAAAAAGAAAGTCATTTGCCAAACGACTAATAAAATTTTCTGCATACATGGTATACAAGAAACACTTACATGATATTGAACTCATAAACAACAAAACTAAAAACCAGAAACTAAAGTACAAGAGTAATCCTTCAACTTCTTCAAGAAATTAAATATGGTTTTGCATGACAATTGAGGCAAGAGGATTAGTTTTACTATATTCTCCATCAACTACCAAATTATCACCACTCACATACTTAGACTCATCACTTCCTAAATAAACGGCAGCCTCAGCAATATCCTTGGTTCCAATACTTGCCCTTTAAGATTA is drawn from Lycium barbarum isolate Lr01 chromosome 8, ASM1917538v2, whole genome shotgun sequence and contains these coding sequences:
- the LOC132606953 gene encoding leucine-rich repeat receptor protein kinase HPCA1 — protein: MSAVRLLLCYLILTSGIHLTYSVTDPKDVTVLQSLKDQWQNTPPSWQKSDDPCGTSWEGVTCNNSRVTALGLSTMGLKGKLSGDIGGLTELISLDLSFNRGLTGSLSPRIGDLQKLNILILAGCSFSGSLPKELGKLAELSFLALNSNNFTGEIPPTIGNLSKLYWLDLADNQLTGPIPVSTSSSPGLDLLKKAKHFHFNKNQLSGSIPDILFSGDMVLIHVLFDGNQLIGSIPFTLGYVQTLEVLRLDRNALNGSVPSNLNNLTSVVELNLAQNELSGPLPDLSGMNSLNYLDLSNNSFHRSEAPEWFSTLQSLTTLVIEYGSLHGSVPQKLFALPQLQQVKLRNNEFNDTLNMGGISGRQLTLVDLQNNEISSITLGSGYKNILILIGNPVCDTALGNTNYCQLQQQSAKPYSTSLANCGSKSCPADQKVSPQSCDCAYPYEGTFYFRGPSFRELSNANTFHSLEMSLWVKLDLTPGSVSLQNPFFNIDDYLQVQLELFPPTGKFFNRSEVERIGFKLSNQTYKPPPEFGPYYFIASPYTFQAERGEASLSSRQVIGIAIGCTFLVLLLFGLAIYAIQQKKIAERAIGLSRPFASWAPSGNDSESAPQLKGARWFSYDELKKCTSNFSERNEIGSGGYGKVYRGMLVNGQLIAIKRAQHGSMQGGLEFKTEIELLSRVHHKNLVGLVGFCFEQGEQVLVYEYMPNGSLRENLSGKTGINLDWKRRLRVALGSARGLAYLHELANPPIIHRDVKSTNILLDQNLTAKVADFGLSKLVSDSSKGHVSTQVKGTLGYLDPEYYMTQQLTEKSDVYSFGVVMLELITAKQPIEKGKYVVREMRTAINKNEEEHYGLSNMIDPVIRSTPNLIGFTRFVDLAMQCVEEAAADRPTMSEVVKMLESVLQNDGLETNSTSASSSITDFGTAIAASRHPYNKDALQRKEMNDTHAFDYSGGYTLPTNVEPK